From Planctomycetota bacterium, the proteins below share one genomic window:
- a CDS encoding carbon starvation protein A yields MDVLLIAGLSALAFIVAYHTYGKWLGGKIFRLSASAVTPACGMRDGSDYVPTSKAVVFGHHFTSIAGTGPIVGPAIAVMWGWVPALLWVIFGSIFIGAVHDFGALVVSLRNQGKTVGEIAGVVISPRVRVLFLCVLFLCLLIVIAIFGLVIASVLRQYPPAIFPVVVQIPIAVVIGLWLHRRGVSIVLPSILALGLMYVTVVFGDVGLLHTFNETLAALPLWAWVLGLLAYGYVASVLPVWTLLQPRDFINALQLLTALGLVVVGLIAAALLGGAPPVEGAERVPLSVVAPAVNLDPAGAPPIWPFLFITIACGACSGFHCLVSSGTSSKQLKSEPDARFVGYGSMLTEGFLAVIVILACVAGLGLGTQMTWVQQFVPRVTDTEHAHVGGSSQMDVIRNAGEFPSFQFIPNQYDYRTKQTASKLYGKHKPNDAYEVLDTADGPARFGPAWVMLDDDGPVAVATREMAFRDRYASWQSAGGLGAKVGAFVDGAGNFVAAIGIPISVATALMAVLVASFAGTTLDTAVRLQRYVCEELWGVLTSRDREGATRAQPATQGEIERVGEEMPATPASLPHGRGSLLPHVATAIAVLTAAALAAVPPDGVWSIEGYGKGGLVLWPLFGATNQLLAGLAFAVILFYLRRRRIATWFLIGPMAFMLIMPAWAMLVEMPGWIEEERYVLAGIGGACLALELWMVVEAALLWKSAKGVVEPAEPRGFDVVLRP; encoded by the coding sequence ATGGACGTGCTGCTCATCGCCGGCCTGTCGGCCCTCGCCTTCATCGTGGCGTACCACACTTACGGTAAGTGGCTCGGGGGCAAGATCTTCCGACTCTCGGCATCGGCGGTGACCCCGGCATGTGGGATGCGAGATGGGTCGGATTACGTTCCGACGTCCAAGGCGGTCGTCTTCGGGCACCACTTCACGAGCATCGCGGGGACGGGGCCGATCGTGGGGCCGGCGATTGCGGTGATGTGGGGGTGGGTGCCGGCGCTTTTGTGGGTGATCTTCGGGTCGATCTTCATCGGGGCGGTCCACGACTTCGGGGCGTTGGTCGTGTCGCTACGGAACCAGGGGAAAACCGTCGGCGAGATCGCGGGGGTGGTGATCTCGCCGCGGGTACGGGTGTTGTTTCTGTGCGTGTTGTTTCTGTGTCTGCTTATCGTGATCGCGATCTTCGGGTTGGTGATCGCGAGCGTCCTGCGACAATACCCGCCGGCGATTTTCCCGGTCGTGGTGCAGATCCCGATCGCGGTGGTCATCGGCTTGTGGCTGCACCGGCGTGGCGTGTCGATCGTGCTGCCATCCATTCTCGCGCTGGGGCTGATGTACGTGACGGTCGTCTTCGGCGACGTCGGCCTCCTGCACACGTTCAACGAGACGCTCGCCGCCCTGCCGCTTTGGGCGTGGGTGCTGGGGTTGTTGGCGTATGGGTACGTGGCGAGCGTGTTGCCGGTGTGGACGCTGCTGCAGCCGCGGGACTTCATCAATGCGTTGCAGCTGCTGACGGCGCTGGGATTGGTGGTGGTCGGGCTGATCGCGGCGGCGTTGCTCGGGGGAGCGCCGCCGGTGGAGGGGGCGGAGCGGGTGCCGTTGTCGGTGGTGGCCCCGGCGGTGAACCTCGACCCGGCCGGTGCCCCGCCGATCTGGCCGTTCCTGTTCATCACCATCGCCTGCGGCGCCTGCAGCGGCTTCCACTGCCTGGTCAGCAGCGGTACGTCCAGCAAGCAACTCAAGTCCGAACCCGACGCCCGGTTCGTCGGCTATGGGAGCATGCTGACCGAGGGGTTTTTGGCCGTGATCGTGATCCTGGCGTGCGTGGCGGGGTTGGGGCTGGGGACGCAAATGACGTGGGTCCAACAGTTCGTACCACGCGTTACTGACACCGAACATGCGCATGTGGGAGGCTCCAGCCAGATGGATGTGATCAGAAATGCCGGTGAATTCCCGAGCTTCCAGTTTATTCCAAACCAATACGACTACAGAACAAAGCAGACAGCTTCGAAGCTTTACGGTAAGCACAAGCCCAACGACGCGTACGAGGTGCTCGACACCGCAGACGGACCCGCGAGGTTCGGGCCGGCGTGGGTCATGTTGGATGATGACGGCCCGGTCGCTGTCGCGACTAGGGAGATGGCATTCAGGGACCGCTACGCCTCCTGGCAATCGGCCGGCGGCCTCGGGGCGAAGGTCGGGGCGTTCGTGGACGGGGCGGGGAACTTCGTCGCGGCCATCGGCATCCCGATCTCGGTCGCGACGGCGTTGATGGCGGTGCTGGTCGCAAGCTTCGCCGGCACGACGCTGGACACGGCGGTGCGGCTGCAGCGGTACGTGTGCGAGGAGTTGTGGGGGGTGCTGACGAGCCGCGACCGTGAGGGAGCGACGCGGGCGCAGCCCGCAACTCAAGGCGAGATCGAACGTGTCGGCGAAGAGATGCCGGCTACGCCGGCATCGCTCCCTCACGGTCGCGGCTCGTTGTTGCCCCATGTGGCCACGGCGATTGCCGTGCTCACTGCAGCTGCACTCGCGGCGGTGCCCCCGGACGGGGTTTGGTCGATCGAGGGGTACGGCAAGGGCGGGCTGGTGCTCTGGCCGCTCTTCGGGGCGACGAACCAGTTGCTGGCCGGGCTGGCGTTCGCGGTGATCCTGTTCTACCTGCGACGCCGCCGCATCGCGACGTGGTTCCTCATCGGGCCGATGGCGTTCATGCTCATCATGCCGGCGTGGGCGATGCTCGTGGAGATGCCGGGCTGGATCGAAGAAGAGCGCTACGTCCTGGCCGGCATCGGCGGGGCGTGCCTCGCGCTGGAACTGTGGATGGTCGTCGAGGCGGCACTGCTCTGGAAGTCGGCCAAGGGCGTTGTTGAGCCCGCCGAGCCACGCGGGTTCGATGTCGTATTGCGGCCCTGA
- a CDS encoding DMT family transporter, with product MQLPLGELAALGAAAVWAVGTVIFAHAGRNVPALALNLVKGVLALPLIVIAALILPTQWGQPSFEALLLFGVSGALGIGVGDTCYFAALRRIGATRTALLFMASTPIAVLLSTFALGEPINVFAILGIALTIAGILWVIAERATATDAQASRKLVAVGITFGLAAAALQAVGLILNRQAFNLATDTSEAWATVLRLACGCAALALVLSLLNNKPLADARRWPWKLIVIGMVLGTFTGLLLQQFSVKHAVNAGIAQTLLNTTPLFVLPIAPLIGERVSRRAVLGAIVAMAGVSVLLWSVT from the coding sequence ATGCAGTTACCCCTGGGCGAACTCGCCGCGCTGGGTGCGGCGGCGGTGTGGGCCGTTGGCACCGTGATCTTCGCCCATGCCGGGCGGAACGTCCCCGCACTCGCGCTCAACCTCGTCAAAGGCGTGCTCGCCCTGCCGCTGATCGTCATCGCGGCTTTGATCCTGCCCACCCAGTGGGGCCAGCCGTCGTTCGAAGCATTGCTGCTCTTTGGCGTCTCGGGGGCGCTCGGCATCGGTGTGGGCGACACGTGCTACTTCGCCGCGCTGCGACGCATCGGTGCCACGCGGACCGCGCTGCTGTTCATGGCATCGACGCCGATCGCGGTGCTGCTCTCGACGTTCGCGCTCGGCGAGCCGATCAACGTCTTCGCGATCCTCGGCATCGCACTGACGATCGCCGGCATCCTGTGGGTCATCGCCGAGCGTGCCACGGCCACGGACGCGCAGGCCAGCCGCAAGCTCGTCGCCGTCGGCATCACGTTCGGTCTCGCGGCGGCCGCGCTTCAGGCCGTCGGGCTCATCCTCAACCGGCAGGCGTTCAACCTCGCCACCGACACGTCCGAAGCCTGGGCAACAGTCCTGCGGCTCGCCTGTGGGTGCGCGGCCCTCGCGCTCGTGCTGTCCCTGCTCAACAACAAGCCCCTCGCCGACGCACGCCGCTGGCCGTGGAAGCTCATCGTCATCGGCATGGTGCTCGGAACTTTCACCGGGCTGCTGTTGCAACAGTTCTCCGTCAAACACGCGGTCAACGCAGGCATCGCCCAGACGCTACTCAACACGACACCGCTGTTCGTGCTGCCGATCGCCCCGCTCATCGGCGAGCGGGTGTCCCGGCGGGCAGTGTTGGGCGCGATCGTCGCGATGGCCGGCGTGAGCGTGTTGCTGTGGAGTGTGACGTGA
- a CDS encoding PEP-CTERM sorting domain-containing protein (PEP-CTERM proteins occur, often in large numbers, in the proteomes of bacteria that also encode an exosortase, a predicted intramembrane cysteine proteinase. The presence of a PEP-CTERM domain at a protein's C-terminus predicts cleavage within the sorting domain, followed by covalent anchoring to some some component of the (usually Gram-negative) cell surface. Many PEP-CTERM proteins exhibit an unusual sequence composition that includes large numbers of potential glycosylation sites. Expression of one such protein has been shown restore the ability of a bacterium to form floc, a type of biofilm.) produces the protein MNIKHAIIAASVAAFASSLSHAATLFTLADTDDVALSHSSADTDAAPPTAGGVDLGNGTFTWGDLLTDSGGNTAEFSAGVFTSADWGGLGTFESDAIDVSAVATVDIAGTFSGFFNTGAEFSNFFFSTDGGVNFTDFGAGVEDATATNQAVSVNGLDVSTASTLIVGFTFSHNGGSDSFDVGSLTVEGTPIPEPMTVAAGLLGIGGIMLRRRSAV, from the coding sequence ATGAACATCAAACACGCAATCATCGCCGCCAGCGTCGCGGCTTTTGCTAGCAGCCTCTCACACGCAGCAACCCTTTTTACTCTTGCTGATACGGACGATGTGGCTCTATCTCACAGTTCCGCTGACACGGACGCTGCCCCGCCGACCGCTGGTGGCGTTGATCTTGGTAATGGTACCTTTACTTGGGGTGACCTCTTGACTGACAGCGGCGGTAACACGGCAGAGTTTTCGGCTGGTGTTTTTACTTCGGCTGACTGGGGTGGACTGGGAACATTTGAGTCCGATGCGATTGATGTTTCAGCGGTCGCCACCGTCGATATTGCCGGCACGTTTAGCGGCTTTTTCAATACCGGTGCGGAGTTCTCTAACTTTTTCTTCTCCACCGATGGTGGCGTGAACTTTACGGACTTTGGTGCAGGTGTCGAAGACGCCACGGCTACGAATCAGGCTGTCAGTGTTAATGGCCTAGACGTGAGCACGGCATCTACACTCATCGTTGGCTTTACTTTCAGCCACAATGGTGGTAGCGACTCATTTGATGTCGGTAGCCTTACGGTCGAAGGTACGCCCATCCCCGAGCCCATGACTGTCGCCGCC
- the rpoN gene encoding RNA polymerase factor sigma-54, whose protein sequence is MAMSMNQSQSMRMDQRQLLTPRMIQSMEILQMPLAQLEERIEQELQQNPTLELKEKRGDEKDRNKDENGEPLLKDNEVLEVNGTDNGSEEDFARLEKIADYLENEEWSSGPSFGPGASSYAGERDGKLDAMANTAARSGTLGEELLDQWRFVEAAPSVRKAGEILIGYIDADGYIRQTLEEVVEQAEQSNGRTALPPMDDFTTALGLIQRTLDPAGVGARNLRECLLIQLAHIEQDPEMAEGHDLDLERELVRDHLKDLEMNRYPQISKRTGRDIETLKRAVARLGRLHPHPGRQVGGDNGVAITPDAIITYNEDTGNYDIQMTYDPAPNLYIRGMYRKMLKEKGTDKTTKEFLTENVRNAKWLLESIQQRRSTIERVIERVVHHQRDFFDKGAEFLKPLPMIQVGEELGIHVATVSRAVAEKHIQTPKGIFPLRRFFSGGTTTEDGQDMSWDAVKEKLKTIVNEEDKSDPLSDDQIVEKLNEQGIELARRTVAKYRKLLNLPTARQRKEY, encoded by the coding sequence ATGGCCATGTCGATGAACCAGAGCCAGTCCATGCGGATGGATCAGCGGCAGCTTTTGACGCCGCGGATGATCCAGTCCATGGAGATCCTCCAGATGCCGCTGGCTCAGCTGGAAGAGCGCATCGAACAGGAACTGCAACAGAATCCCACGCTCGAACTCAAGGAGAAGCGTGGCGACGAAAAGGACCGCAACAAGGATGAGAACGGCGAACCGCTCCTCAAGGACAACGAAGTCCTCGAGGTCAACGGCACCGACAACGGGAGCGAGGAAGACTTCGCCCGGCTGGAAAAGATCGCCGACTACCTGGAAAACGAGGAATGGAGCAGCGGCCCGTCGTTCGGCCCGGGAGCGAGCAGCTACGCCGGCGAACGGGACGGCAAGCTCGACGCGATGGCCAACACCGCCGCCCGGTCCGGCACGCTCGGTGAGGAGTTGCTCGACCAGTGGCGGTTCGTCGAGGCCGCGCCTTCGGTCCGCAAGGCGGGCGAGATCCTGATCGGGTACATCGACGCCGACGGGTATATCCGCCAGACGCTGGAGGAAGTCGTCGAGCAAGCCGAGCAAAGCAACGGACGCACCGCCCTGCCGCCGATGGATGATTTCACCACGGCGTTGGGCCTGATCCAGCGGACGCTCGATCCGGCCGGCGTGGGCGCGCGAAACCTGCGCGAGTGCCTGCTGATCCAGCTTGCCCACATCGAGCAGGACCCGGAGATGGCCGAGGGGCACGACCTCGACCTCGAACGCGAACTGGTGCGTGACCATCTCAAGGACCTGGAGATGAACCGCTATCCGCAGATTTCCAAGCGGACCGGGCGCGACATCGAGACGCTTAAACGGGCCGTCGCCCGCCTCGGTCGCCTGCACCCGCACCCCGGCCGACAGGTCGGCGGCGACAACGGTGTCGCCATCACGCCCGACGCGATCATCACCTATAACGAGGACACCGGGAACTACGACATCCAAATGACATATGACCCGGCCCCCAATCTCTACATCCGCGGCATGTACCGCAAGATGCTCAAGGAAAAAGGCACCGACAAAACCACCAAGGAGTTCCTCACCGAGAACGTCCGCAACGCCAAGTGGTTGCTCGAATCCATCCAGCAGCGCCGCAGTACCATCGAGCGAGTGATCGAGCGAGTCGTGCATCACCAGCGTGACTTCTTCGACAAGGGCGCGGAGTTTCTCAAGCCGTTGCCGATGATCCAGGTCGGCGAGGAGCTCGGCATCCACGTCGCCACCGTGAGCCGGGCCGTGGCCGAGAAGCACATCCAAACGCCCAAGGGCATCTTCCCCCTGCGCCGTTTCTTCTCCGGCGGCACCACCACCGAGGACGGGCAGGACATGTCCTGGGACGCGGTCAAGGAAAAGCTCAAGACCATCGTTAACGAGGAAGACAAGTCCGACCCGCTCAGCGACGACCAGATCGTCGAGAAGCTCAACGAGCAAGGCATCGAACTCGCCCGCCGAACTGTGGCCAAATACCGCAAGCTGCTGAACCTCCCAACGGCCCGGCAGCGCAAGGAGTACTGA